One genomic window of Caenorhabditis elegans chromosome I includes the following:
- the mys-2 gene encoding Histone acetyltransferase (Confirmed by transcript evidence), producing MPEKPLSDLGKVSYRSYWWWRLMKLFHIHQGHTVTATFLSNESGIAVDDIVSTLITMRMCRQYKEPEFIPGEWYVRIHRKIVDHCVMCGYGKPPRLLLDRTKVRWAPAQTRPEFERQQQRTAAAMTSRRASKSQNVTPLVTPLATPPIEQKPVFQKTPTPRRR from the exons ATGCCCGAAAAACCGTTGTCAGACCTCGGAAAAGTGTCATATCGCAGCTATTGGTGGTGGCGACTGATGAAATTGTTTCATATACACCAGGGACATACAGTAACCGCCACGTTTTTGTCGAATGAGTCGGGCATCGCCGTCGATGATATTGTTTCGACGTTGATTACGATGCGCATGTGCCGACAGTATAAGG aacccgAATTCATTCCCGGCGAGTGGTACGTACgaattcatcgaaaaatagtgGATCATTGTGTAATGTGTGGCTATGGTAAACCGCCAAGGCTCCTACTCGACCGGACCAAAGTCCGCTGGGCTCCGGCCCAAACTCGGCCCGAATTCGAACGACAACAGCAACGGACGGCCGCAGCGATGACGTCACGCAGGGCCTCGAAATCGCAAAACGTCACACCCCTGGTCACGCCCCTAGCCACGCCCCCAATTGAGCAGAAGCCTG TATTTCAGAAGACACCTACACCCCGTCGCCGCTGA
- the mys-2 gene encoding Histone acetyltransferase (Confirmed by transcript evidence), translating into MPEKPLSDLGKVSYRSYWWWRLMKLFHIHQGHTVTATFLSNESGIAVDDIVSTLITMRMCRQYKEPEFIPGEWYVRIHRKIVDHCVMCGYGKPPRLLLDRTKVRWAPAQTRPEFERQQQRTAAAMTSRRASKSQNVTPLVTPLATPPIEQKPEDTYTPSPLTDHHVATDAPDHISLPLN; encoded by the exons ATGCCCGAAAAACCGTTGTCAGACCTCGGAAAAGTGTCATATCGCAGCTATTGGTGGTGGCGACTGATGAAATTGTTTCATATACACCAGGGACATACAGTAACCGCCACGTTTTTGTCGAATGAGTCGGGCATCGCCGTCGATGATATTGTTTCGACGTTGATTACGATGCGCATGTGCCGACAGTATAAGG aacccgAATTCATTCCCGGCGAGTGGTACGTACgaattcatcgaaaaatagtgGATCATTGTGTAATGTGTGGCTATGGTAAACCGCCAAGGCTCCTACTCGACCGGACCAAAGTCCGCTGGGCTCCGGCCCAAACTCGGCCCGAATTCGAACGACAACAGCAACGGACGGCCGCAGCGATGACGTCACGCAGGGCCTCGAAATCGCAAAACGTCACACCCCTGGTCACGCCCCTAGCCACGCCCCCAATTGAGCAGAAGCCTG AAGACACCTACACCCCGTCGCCGCTGACAGACCACCATGTAGCTACGGATGCTCCCGACCATATCTCATTGccattgaactga